The following proteins are encoded in a genomic region of Synechococcus sp. ROS8604:
- a CDS encoding cell division protein FtsQ/DivIB: MSTDASSKKGRKLGKRNGQGPLPPGVKRRRRLSQERRQERLIQLWRLVFFLLTATGLSWLLLTLGWSLRSATQIQISGSARINENVVMKAAGLSFPQSLLSLEPRQIETKLMQKLPVQGVSVQRRLLPPGLDIQLVERRPIAAATRVGPDGIERGMVDREAQWIPIDLVRKGKKPASAVKVEGWISNRRAVIARILQQRDQLGRPLKAIVVEPAGGVSLRFETFGLVYLGANDALLDQQFKTIAQLTQSLPPSLVGVSSEGLDLSDPSQPELKLRPKPKKAAP, from the coding sequence GTGAGCACAGACGCTTCCAGTAAGAAGGGCCGCAAGCTCGGCAAACGCAATGGCCAAGGCCCCCTTCCCCCTGGCGTGAAACGGCGTCGAAGGCTGAGTCAGGAGCGCAGGCAAGAACGCCTGATTCAATTGTGGAGACTTGTTTTTTTTCTCCTCACCGCCACGGGATTGAGTTGGTTATTGCTGACCCTGGGCTGGAGCCTGCGATCCGCTACGCAAATCCAGATCAGTGGAAGCGCGCGCATAAACGAAAACGTGGTGATGAAGGCTGCAGGCCTCTCCTTTCCTCAATCACTGCTGAGCCTTGAGCCGCGTCAGATCGAGACCAAATTGATGCAGAAGCTTCCCGTGCAGGGGGTTTCCGTTCAGCGGCGTCTTCTCCCTCCAGGCCTCGACATCCAACTCGTTGAACGCCGACCCATCGCGGCTGCCACCCGCGTGGGGCCCGATGGAATCGAGCGGGGAATGGTGGATCGCGAGGCTCAGTGGATTCCGATAGATTTAGTCAGGAAAGGGAAAAAGCCTGCAAGCGCTGTGAAAGTCGAAGGCTGGATTTCCAATCGACGGGCCGTCATCGCCCGCATCCTTCAACAACGAGACCAACTCGGTCGACCACTGAAAGCAATTGTTGTAGAACCCGCCGGTGGGGTCAGTTTGCGCTTTGAGACCTTTGGCCTTGTTTATCTCGGCGCCAATGACGCTCTCTTAGATCAGCAATTCAAAACGATTGCCCAACTCACGCAAAGCCTTCCTCCCAGCCTGGTCGGCGTTTCAAGCGAAGGGCTGGATCTCAGTGACCCAAGCCAACCTGAACTGAAGTTACGGCCCAAGCCCAAAAAAGCAGCTCCGTAA
- the panB gene encoding 3-methyl-2-oxobutanoate hydroxymethyltransferase, with protein MRPAELIRFKQSGRAITMLTAWDGLSAALVEEAGADVVLVGDSLAMVVLGHATTLPVTLEQMLHHSQAVCRGLSKPLAERPLVVCDLPFLSYQCGLDRAVAAAGTILKESDAAAVKLEGGEPEVVAVVDRLVRMGIPVMGHLGLTPQAVHRLGYRRQAIDPRSQDKLHRQAQALEDAGCFSLVVEHVPSELAGRLRRNLSIPVIGIGAGSDCDGQVSVTADLLGLTPSQPPFSPARMQGRELSISALKSWLTEQRDQGATPTTPPPPQAPDC; from the coding sequence ATGCGACCAGCTGAATTGATTCGCTTCAAGCAATCAGGGAGAGCGATCACGATGCTCACCGCCTGGGATGGCCTCAGTGCTGCCCTGGTGGAAGAAGCCGGCGCCGACGTGGTCTTGGTGGGTGATTCGCTTGCGATGGTGGTTCTAGGCCATGCCACCACCCTTCCAGTCACACTGGAACAGATGCTGCATCACAGCCAGGCCGTATGCCGCGGTCTGAGCAAACCTCTTGCCGAGCGCCCGCTCGTGGTGTGCGATCTGCCATTTCTGAGTTATCAGTGCGGCCTCGATCGCGCCGTCGCCGCTGCAGGCACCATCCTCAAAGAGTCGGATGCCGCCGCCGTCAAGCTTGAAGGCGGCGAACCAGAGGTGGTTGCCGTTGTCGATCGCCTCGTGCGCATGGGCATCCCCGTCATGGGCCATCTCGGACTCACGCCTCAGGCGGTGCATCGACTCGGCTACCGGCGTCAAGCCATCGATCCGCGCAGCCAGGACAAACTGCACCGCCAAGCACAAGCTCTAGAGGACGCCGGTTGTTTTTCACTGGTGGTAGAGCATGTCCCCTCCGAACTCGCCGGTCGGTTGCGACGCAACTTGTCGATCCCGGTGATCGGCATCGGCGCCGGATCCGATTGCGACGGACAAGTCAGCGTGACCGCGGACCTGCTGGGACTGACGCCAAGCCAACCACCGTTCAGCCCAGCCCGGATGCAAGGCCGTGAACTCAGCATCAGTGCTCTCAAAAGCTGGCTGACGGAGCAACGGGATCAGGGAGCAACTCCCACCACTCCACCACCTCCACAAGCACCTGATTGCTAA
- the hemW gene encoding radical SAM family heme chaperone HemW — protein MTASAPRSAYLHIPFCHRRCFYCDFAVVPLGDRADADGGSGSGSIETYLAQLRAEIHLSPPAPPLATVYVGGGTPSLLRPDQLAALLQQLRGRFGFQDGAEITLEMDPATFERRDLHALVDAGVTRVSLGGQSFDDVRLAALGRRHRRKDLLEACHWLQECLQAGGLQSWSLDLIRNLPDQGDQEWEGQLEQAVVLQAPHLSIYDLSLEPGTVFAWREKRGELAIPEEDAAADRIAFTTRRLRRAGYCRYEISNFARPGHASRHNRVYWSGAGWWAFGLGATSAPWGERMARPRTREAYASWLKEQGQKLDSSLIRGSAESLPLDDRLLVGLRCHEGVNLWELAGRCGWNERRCSRDLPALEARWQPFLASGMMERYGRRWRLSDPEGMAVSNQVLVEVVEWWELLPDPVAPSASF, from the coding sequence ATGACCGCATCTGCACCTCGCAGCGCCTATTTACATATTCCTTTTTGCCATCGGCGTTGTTTTTATTGCGACTTCGCGGTGGTGCCCCTCGGGGATCGGGCTGATGCGGATGGAGGGTCTGGTAGCGGTTCGATCGAGACCTACCTGGCGCAGCTCAGAGCAGAGATCCACCTCTCTCCCCCAGCGCCTCCACTGGCCACCGTGTATGTCGGCGGTGGTACGCCATCCCTGTTGAGGCCCGATCAACTTGCAGCGTTGCTGCAGCAGCTCAGAGGCCGCTTCGGCTTCCAGGACGGTGCTGAAATCACCCTTGAGATGGATCCAGCCACGTTTGAGCGCAGGGATCTGCACGCCCTGGTTGATGCTGGCGTGACCCGCGTGAGTTTGGGAGGGCAAAGTTTTGACGATGTCAGGCTCGCGGCCCTGGGGCGCCGACATCGCCGAAAGGATCTGCTTGAGGCCTGCCATTGGCTCCAAGAGTGTTTGCAGGCTGGTGGACTGCAGAGCTGGAGCTTGGATCTGATCCGAAACCTTCCAGACCAAGGGGATCAGGAATGGGAGGGGCAGCTGGAGCAGGCCGTTGTTCTGCAGGCCCCCCACCTATCGATCTACGACCTCAGCTTGGAGCCAGGCACGGTGTTTGCTTGGCGCGAGAAGCGAGGCGAGCTGGCGATCCCTGAGGAAGATGCTGCCGCCGACCGGATCGCCTTCACCACCCGTAGGTTGCGCCGCGCCGGTTACTGCCGCTATGAAATCTCAAATTTCGCTAGGCCAGGGCATGCCTCCAGGCATAACCGCGTGTACTGGAGTGGTGCGGGATGGTGGGCCTTTGGACTAGGCGCAACCAGTGCTCCCTGGGGGGAGCGGATGGCCCGTCCTCGAACCCGAGAGGCCTATGCCTCCTGGCTGAAAGAGCAGGGTCAAAAACTGGATTCGAGTTTGATTCGAGGGTCAGCCGAGAGCTTGCCACTGGACGATCGGCTGCTGGTGGGGCTGCGTTGCCACGAAGGCGTCAACCTGTGGGAGCTTGCGGGACGCTGCGGCTGGAACGAACGTCGCTGCAGCCGTGATTTGCCTGCCCTAGAAGCACGCTGGCAACCCTTCTTAGCCAGCGGCATGATGGAACGTTATGGCCGCCGTTGGCGCCTCAGCGATCCCGAGGGAATGGCCGTTAGCAATCAGGTGCTTGTGGAGGTGGTGGAGTGGTGGGAGTTGCTCCCTGATCCCGTTGCTCCGTCAGCCAGCTTTTGA
- the ftsZ gene encoding cell division protein FtsZ: MEIVSSEMSSAMNPEGISPSQSARIEVIGVGGGGSNAVNRMILSDLEGVAYRVLNTDAQALIQSAADNRVQLGQALTRGLGAGGNPSIGQKAAEESRADLQQALQGADLVFIAAGMGGGTGTGAAPVVAEVAKESGALTVGIVTKPFSFEGRRRMRQADEGIARLAQHVDTLIVIPNDRLRDAIAGAPLQEAFRSADDVLRMGVKGISDIITLPGLVNVDFADVRSVMTEAGTALLGIGVGSGRSRAVEAAQTAINSPLLEAARIDGANGCVINISGGRDMTLEDMTTASEVIYDVVDPEANIIVGAVVDERLEGEIHVTVIATGFEDGNPYRSERSTLRPAVSAFEPSTPTNVAPESGARIPDFLRQRQQRQSDS; encoded by the coding sequence ATGGAGATTGTGAGCAGTGAGATGTCCTCAGCCATGAATCCAGAGGGCATCTCGCCTAGCCAATCAGCCCGCATCGAAGTGATCGGTGTTGGAGGGGGTGGCAGCAACGCTGTTAATCGCATGATTTTGAGCGATCTCGAAGGGGTTGCTTACCGGGTCTTAAACACCGATGCACAAGCGCTGATTCAATCGGCTGCTGACAACCGGGTCCAGCTGGGCCAAGCCCTTACCCGCGGTCTTGGAGCGGGAGGAAATCCAAGCATTGGCCAAAAAGCGGCGGAAGAGTCACGCGCTGATCTGCAACAGGCCCTTCAGGGTGCAGATCTGGTCTTCATCGCTGCAGGGATGGGTGGAGGCACCGGAACTGGGGCGGCTCCGGTGGTTGCAGAAGTTGCCAAAGAAAGCGGTGCTCTCACCGTTGGCATCGTCACGAAACCCTTCAGTTTCGAAGGTCGCCGCAGGATGCGTCAGGCCGATGAAGGCATCGCCCGCCTGGCACAACACGTGGACACCTTGATCGTGATTCCCAACGATCGGCTTCGCGATGCCATCGCTGGAGCACCTCTTCAGGAAGCGTTCCGCAGCGCCGATGACGTTCTGCGCATGGGAGTGAAGGGAATCAGCGACATCATTACCCTCCCTGGCCTTGTCAATGTTGACTTCGCTGACGTTCGCTCCGTCATGACCGAAGCCGGCACCGCCCTACTCGGGATCGGTGTGGGCTCAGGCCGATCACGGGCAGTTGAAGCGGCACAAACCGCGATTAATAGCCCCTTGCTCGAGGCCGCGCGCATCGATGGTGCCAATGGCTGCGTGATCAACATCAGCGGTGGCCGGGACATGACCCTGGAGGACATGACCACCGCATCTGAGGTGATTTACGACGTCGTGGATCCAGAAGCCAACATCATTGTTGGTGCTGTGGTGGATGAACGCCTCGAGGGAGAGATCCACGTAACCGTGATTGCCACAGGCTTTGAAGACGGCAACCCTTACCGCTCAGAGCGCAGCACGCTTCGCCCCGCTGTTTCAGCCTTCGAGCCCAGTACACCGACCAACGTCGCCCCTGAAAGCGGTGCACGGATCCCCGATTTCCTCAGGCAGCGCCAACAACGCCAGAGTGACAGCTAG
- a CDS encoding PIN/TRAM domain-containing protein — protein MVEVLILVLFLISGGATGWMGVHLLPQEMLDDVTDVQRVRLGLTGLGTAIGLVAGLVFKRLRLQLMQQVRTMPTDLLISRSVGLILGLLVANLLLAPILLLPLAGGVTLVKPLAAVLSNVFFGVLGYNLAEVHGRTLLRLFNPTSTEALLVADGVLTPATPKILDTSVIIDGRIRGMLACGLLEGQAIVAQTVIDEMQQLADSTNLEKRAKGRRGLKLLRDLRDTYGRRLVINSTRYEGTGTDDRLLLLAGDTGGTLVTADFNLAQVAEVKEIKVMNLSELVIALRPEVQPGDELLLKIVREGKEESQGVGYLEDGTMVVVEEGRSLIGSRQPVVVTGALQTPTGRMVFARRDKNGARNNRSSKSSKGKAARTDSAEEQPSS, from the coding sequence ATGGTTGAAGTTCTCATCCTGGTCCTATTTCTGATCTCCGGTGGAGCCACCGGCTGGATGGGAGTTCATCTCCTTCCACAAGAGATGCTGGACGATGTCACCGATGTCCAACGGGTGCGCCTCGGGCTCACCGGCCTTGGCACGGCCATAGGCCTCGTAGCAGGCCTTGTTTTTAAGCGGCTGCGGCTGCAACTGATGCAGCAGGTGCGCACGATGCCCACCGATTTGTTGATCAGTCGATCGGTGGGACTGATTCTTGGTTTGCTGGTCGCCAACCTGTTGCTAGCGCCGATCCTGCTGCTCCCACTCGCCGGTGGCGTAACGCTGGTCAAACCGCTGGCTGCGGTGCTCAGCAATGTGTTTTTTGGCGTTCTGGGATACAACCTCGCCGAGGTGCACGGACGCACGCTTCTGCGCCTGTTCAACCCCACCAGCACGGAAGCGCTGCTGGTCGCAGACGGTGTGCTCACCCCTGCCACCCCGAAGATCCTCGATACGAGCGTGATCATTGATGGGCGAATCCGCGGCATGTTGGCCTGCGGTTTGCTGGAAGGTCAGGCCATCGTTGCTCAAACGGTGATCGACGAGATGCAGCAATTGGCCGACTCCACCAACTTGGAGAAGCGAGCCAAGGGACGTCGTGGCCTGAAACTTCTGCGCGATCTACGCGACACCTACGGCCGTCGACTGGTGATCAACAGCACGCGTTATGAAGGCACGGGCACCGACGATCGCCTTCTCCTGCTCGCAGGCGACACGGGCGGCACGCTTGTGACCGCCGACTTCAACCTGGCCCAGGTCGCCGAAGTGAAGGAGATCAAGGTGATGAATCTGAGCGAATTGGTGATCGCCCTACGCCCTGAGGTGCAGCCCGGCGATGAGCTGTTGCTCAAAATCGTGCGCGAAGGCAAAGAGGAGAGTCAGGGAGTGGGCTACCTCGAAGACGGAACGATGGTGGTGGTTGAGGAGGGCCGGAGCTTGATCGGATCCCGTCAACCCGTTGTGGTGACCGGTGCACTGCAGACCCCAACAGGGCGCAT